A stretch of DNA from Besnoitia besnoiti strain Bb-Ger1 chromosome II, whole genome shotgun sequence:
TGCTACTCAACAACTGGCGAAAGCGCTGTCAGGATATCGTTTCCGCTACTGCATACGGGCAGCTCTCTCGTGGTGCCTGCAGACTTTCCTCGCGGGCGTTCCGGCTGCCATTGGGACTCTCAGGACTAGCGGGGCTTGAGTGGCCTCTCCACATGCTGGGGCTGTTATCATACCTGTGTGAACTAGAAAAGGGAAGTCACTGAGTCAGTACAAGTACAACATCGCACCATGCGACGTGCCGATGCCGCCGGAACTCGGCACGACGAGTACCAAACACGTGAACGAATAAAAATACCTGTGAAAACATGTAACCTTTCCCTTGGCGCGTCACCTCCCCGAGACGGGAATGGTCGGTCCGCCTCCTGACACTACCTCTCGaaacggagaagaaggcttCTCCCTTATGAACCACGGTCACATCGAAGGTCAGAAACTGTCGTTTGAGACAGTCTGTGTGGAACGCCAGGTGCCGCGCGTTCCGCGATGCTCTCCGGGCACTGTGGCTCATCCCACACACACGCGTCCGTGCGACcgcagtcgcgcgcctcgtcctgGACGTCCAGCCGTTCCTTGCCTCTGCAAACGCCACGCCGTCCACGGCCGCGAACAACAGGCTCACAAGTCCGCCTCGGCATCCCCGACAGCGGAGGTAGTCGTCTCAGTGCCCCAGGTCGTCGCCATCGTCATCTGGCCAAGATACATCGGCTGCGGGGCAGACGGGTTCAACTTGGAGTCAAAGTGGACGCCAGCCGTGTCGCGCAGGTGAGCCATCACGTGCGCCTGGAGCTCCCGGTCGCTCACGGAGTCGTCCACGTAGCTCATGATCTGTGCGCGGGTCCAGTCACTCGGCAACTTGCCACCTGAAGacagatgcatgcagagagaagaaggcgaccgcTACTGAGTAAAAGTGGATCGAGCTGGAACTTCACCCCCAACCCCGAGGCACACCCGCACACCCGCGCCTGCACAGAAACGCGCGCGTTCCACGTGTTCGGGGAACCGTCGCggggagccgccgcgcggcgacgctaTCTTGCATGTGAGCCTGATGGTTCCCCGACCCTTTCTTGGGTACGGTACATCTCGCTAGATGGGAGAGAGGCTCCGATACTCCGATTACCCGCGAGTCACTTACGAAGGTTCAGAAAGAGGACGACTTCCTCCGCGAGCGGTCGGAACTTGGACGGGATTGGGATGGCAGGGGGCTCCGTGTGCGTTCCACCTGAGAGAAAAAATGCGGGCAGAGCAGCCAATCGTCAAGAAACGCGGGCGCCAGGCCGAACTTTTCGAGGCTTCGCCGTACGAGCAGCTCCCCAGCAGGTGTGTAACCCATCAGAGACGCgtgacgcgcgcggcgggggaaaagaaggcctccgcagagcgAGCCTCCCGGGACTTGCGACAACGCTCGCCCCCGCATTCCCTTCCGACTGCGAAAGCCCCCCAAATTTAACTGCACAAAAAGGCACAATGGTCAACGGGCCGCCAGCTCAAAAACAGTGAACCGCTTGACGCGCGCACTCCGCTCAGCGCAACCGCCGTCAACGACAAGGAAGCCTCGTccgcagcgcgacgcagaagaggtcCGTCTACTGTTTAGAACGTGATTCTTACCCACGAGCCAAAAGCTGAGGCGGTGAATGTGCTCGAGCAGCTTCGCCATGTTGGGAACGGTCAAGACGAACTTTGCGCCTAAGGGGCAGGCTGTACCTGAAAAGGGATTTTGACGGGGAATAGTCGCCCGGCTACCAAAGGACTCTCTGTTGCGCGGGAATGCGCGAACTTGTTCGAGTCACAGTTTGTTTGGAGACGTGCAAAATACCTACAAAACTGATGAAACCATCAACGACGTTCCCTTCCAGCCCCGCACGCACTGCCCAGGCTAACCGACTCTGCGCGCACGAggtgacgcggcgcgcgagctggcgTCGTGTGCCgctcctccagcagccgGCGTGGGTGGAACGGCTAGCAGAGCGGATCGAACCTGACGGCCAACAGGGACTTCGACGTGGCGTTCCCGCGACGGACGCACCCGCCTGGCTTGACATCGACTGGTTTTTCCCACGCTCTGATCGCCGGGCTCTTGCGCTGAGCGGACGGACGAATTTCCGCAGCCGAAGTCGCTGCAGGGAGTCGCCTGCTTAACATGGATGGGAATGTCGCCCCGCCTGCTGCCTGGCGTCTCCAGGAAGGGAGACGCTCCGATGCTTCAGCTTTGCTCGGCGGCTCCTGTGAAACTGAGACACACCTGTTTTGCATGTAGTCTGAAGCCATGAGTCAGGGCGCCTCCACTGGCGATGGCAGGTCGACGGACCAAACTGGCAGGGTGAGGAGTGCGGGGGCGGATTGAGGCACCGCGGACACGCTTGCGTGCTGGGCTCGCTCTCCATGAGGTAACCGACAATCACGTGCGGCTCTCGAAGCCTGTGTGCTCGCGAATGCCGCCTAACCCAGTTCTCGTTGGACAAGAGCAGTGCCGCTCAGCGTTACCCGGTGCTCACATCAAACTTCATTCTGTTCCCTCCGGAAGCGTATGATTGGGGGGAGCGCGGTGCCGCGTCACGCGTTCGGCCCCTGTCCGAATGATTAGAACCGCCGGGGATGTGACCCCGGTGCTTGTAGTTCACGCACGCAGAGCAAGCAATGTCTGGTTCGAAAACAGGTCGGTGGGGAATGCATAGGCGTTACTGACAGGTACCTCTGAAGACCAGCGTACTCCAGCCTCGACAAGGGTACCATGTCCAACAAGCCTTACACTCAACACTCATTCTGTAATTGCGCGCATTCCTTTGACTCCTCACCAGGGGCTTGCATGTAGCGCAGAGAACTGAGTACGCTGAAGCAGAGTTGCAGACATCAGGGAGGAAGTAGGGTACGAGCACCAGAACGAGGTGTTTAGCTACTACATATGcagcagagggaggaggTGAAGAGTTTGCGGAACAGGTCGAGCCCATATGCTGTCGTCACCATACACGACGTACGTTGTAAACCTACCCACCCGTTGCTGATATGGCCGCGGGATATTGCGGCAGTGGGCACCAATTTTGCCTCGTTTGTTCTCTTTTGCGAGCCGTTTTCCACGGTAACTAACCCTCAACAAACTTCAGCTCAGccaggccgcgccgcactgcggatgaagcgcagcagcagctgcgaacGGTGATCCTTCAGCTACAGCGCTGCGTTCTCTTCCACGAATCATGGTGTCGACAAAACTGTGTTGATAAGATCTCGGATGGTGCACACGTCTTCTACCGGAGGAATGCAGCAATGCGGCCAAAGTGCAGATTGTGACGAGGGGCCGTCGCTACAACTGATCCGACTCACTTGCACCCTGTagcagaggacgaggcaCAACTGGCGCTTCGTGGTTCCGGTGGGGGGTCAGCTTTTCTCCAAAAGCTGCTTGTAGGCAACAGCGACCCAGTCCTCTTTCCACCGCACTCCACCATTGCGCAAGGCTGACTCCAAATGCTCACCCTTCGTTCGCTTGGGTGACGATGCGTATCACGCCGAATCGTAGTATGCTGTGCGAGCTGCGCCAGGAGTACGCGAGCCTCCTGCCGTAAACTGACCTCACTGAAGGCTACAAACTCCATGCGAGCCTCTTTGCTGGTGTCGTCTGAACCTCTGACTTTTAgctgcttctctccctcAGCCGCGTAGTGTTTTCCGCACGCCGACCGGTCACCTCCAGCGTGTCGGGGGGACTAAAGAGCAGAGTTCTGCGAGGCTGGTCGGACGGAGGGAGACTTTTGATCACGCCAGCACCACCCCGGAACTCGGCAGTTCGAGCCTCAACGTGAGAAGGAGCGTGAATGGGATCAGGGCTTGGGATTGACGCGCAgagccgccccccgcgcgccgccagcagcaccCGAAGTAGTACACCGGGCGCGCCGAGGGACTGCATTTCTGCGTGACTTCTGCCGCTTCCGGGTggacggcgagaagaagcttTCGTGGCACGCCTGGCGACGCACACGAGAGGGGAACGGAGGCATCGATTCTCTTCCGCTTGTCTCCTGAGAATCCtagccgtcgccgcccgcgcaaAGTCGCAGGTAGGAGGGCGCACTCGGCATCCCATGCGCTTCGATCCGCAGCAACTGGAAGAGACGGCCCCACACAGCAGGCGTCCGTTTTTTCGCGGCTTGCCTGCCACTtgccttctcttttctctgttcAGCCACTTTTCCGTGGCCGATTTCGTTCGCCAGTTCGCACCCAGCCCGACTCGCCCTCGTTGTGTCCGGTTTTTCCTGCGCAATCGCGTCAGCGGTCGCCGCCTTGAGGCCGGTTGTaggccgtcggcgcgctccGTAGCGGCTATTTTCTCCGCGGGTTTGAAGGAAATCTtttcgttttccttctcaGCAGACCTCGTTTCGTTCCCGAGTCGCCCGGTTCTCGTTTCTTTCGCGGTTCGCCGCCATTTCTTCCCTCGATTCCTCCGGCCGTCTCCCTCGACTCGGGGCTTGGCGCCAAACGCGGGCGGGGGACTGGAGCCACACGTCCGGCGGTCGATCGTGTTTTTCCCTTTGTATTTCAACGTCGTACTCCGCCTTTTTGTGCAGTCGAACGCGCCAGCGACCATCGGGATCCTCgcacgcgcgtgtctctgtgcTGCTGCATTATTCTCCCCTTCTCTACCGCCGCTCGAGAGGTACAGGGCCAGGCCTGTTGAAGCAGATTCTTTCTAGCGTTTTTCGTCACCAGCAAGTTTTTTTTTCCTGAAACATTTTCTTCCCATTTGCTTCACAAAAGGTAGTCCTCATGAAGGACGCGACGAGCGACCCGGGAGCGGTAGCCGCCCCAGGCGCCATGGACGGCGcgagcaagaagaagaagagagaagagtcCTACACAATTGCACCGAGTTCTTCTCCTCCCATCGACACTAGTAAATGGCCGCTTCTCCTCAAAGTAAGATCCTGATGAACCATCCATCAGGGTCAACTGGCGGCGTTgctgctgaagaagagaTTGGGGGTGGACCGAGGGGacggggaggggaggggggggagggggaaggtGAGCTCCGATTGGTTTCTGCCGAagactgcagcagcaggctcCTTTAGTCCTTCACGGCAGTACGGACCGTGCCTACCGTTGCACTacgcgtctttttctctcccaATGTGCATATAGGGGAtctctcttctgtttcgTGCCCTTTCCGTCGAACTATGCTGTGCCGAGTTATCTTCTGCGCTTCACTGCGCCTCTCGCAACCGATCTCGGTGATCTGCTACTCTCGCCGAGAGGGCAGTCTCGCGGGCTCCGGTGATCCTGATAGCTCCCCGTCGTAACTCTTTTGCGACTACTCTGCCCCTCTGATTGGATTCGCCGCcgtggctgtcgcctcgTGCTTTATTCTCCTTTGAAGCCTAATCTCTTCGCTGGACTCGGCcttcggctctctctctgttgtTTGTCGCTCCAGTCGTGGCGGGGGATGGTTTCCCATCACCTTTCTCTGTTGACTGTTTTTAGAGTTCGTCCCCATGCCGCCGGCGTGTCCCTCTGCCTGCCGACGAACGGGGTCGTAATTCTAAAATCTGGCTGTCCATTCTCCTTTGCCTCGCCCGACCCCGTcatctctctcctctctttcgtCACCGACCAGCTTATCACTCGCCGCGTCGTGTCTCCTTATCTGTCTCTTTTCCCGTTGAATGCGCGCCTGTAATGGCGCCTTCTGTGCTTCGTAAcccgcttctcctcgcgggcTGTAGGCGACTGCGTGCTTCTCGCTTCGCTCGTCTGCATAAAAggtgcgtcgcggcgcgcgttatttctctctcttccatCCGTGGCACGGGGCATGTCTTCTGGTCTCCGTTTCGTcccgcggagctgcgcgggGACGGAGCTTCTTCAGTTCACGCGTCAGGTTTTCTCCGTTTTTTCCGCAGCACTATGACCGTCTCAACGTCCGCACGGGGCACTACACTCCGCTGCCTCAcggctgctcgccgctctgCCGCCCGCTGCAGCAGTACATGAACTACGGCGCCATCAACCTGGACAAGCCCGCGAACCCGTCCAGCCACGAGGTGGTCGCCTGGATGAAGAAGATCCTCAGAGTCGAAAAGACCGGGCACAGCGGCACGCTCGACCCCAAGGTCActggctgcctcctcgtctgcatcAACAGGTAACGCCTCCACGCCTCAGCGTGCATCTGTATGCATGCACTAACTTCTACGTGCATACATCTACcgatctctctctctgtctatATATCTGTCTGTCTATACAGATATATCTGTTTACGTGATTGTGTTTTTTGTGAAAGCGAACGGGATGCAGGCCGATGTGTCGTCGGGATGCCCACTGGCAAGGGAGGGGTCCGCAGCTCGCTGCCGGCTAGCGAGAGCCTGGAGGCGTGGAAAGCAGTTTACGAAGGAGTACGCGTAATGAATTCACGCTTCAACGACGCCGCGCTTCTTGTCTTCGAAGATTGCTCCTGAGCTTCTGTGCGAGCGATtgttctttttttttcagagcCACGCGTCTGGTCAAGTCGCAGCAGTCTGCAGGAAAGGAGTACGTGTGCATCGTCCGGTTCCACGCCAAGCCCGAGAGCCGAGCGAAGGTCGCGCGGGTAAGCCACACAAGTCACTCCGTAAAAGCACTTAGGCGGCGCAAGAGAGAAGCTCACACCGTGCTTTTGTTCGCTTGAGACTCAGCTGCTCCCTCCAGGATGTGGAGGCGCGGGGTTGTGCTGTGCGACCACttggaaggcgcgcggactGCGTGTGTTTTCCGTCCTTTTTTTGTGGGTGGGCTCTTTGCATGGAATGCATGCCGCTGTGGATTCCTTTCTGCTGCAGGCCTTGGACACGCTCACTGGTGCTTTATTTCAGAGGCCGcctgtcgtcgccgccgtcaaGCGTCAGCTGCGTATCAGGTAGGCCTCCACGCCTTGAGCGCTGCCCATCGTCGCAAGAAGTCGAATGCTGTCCGCGGGAGCGACAgctgccctctgcgccggagGCGTAGCCTCGCAGAACGTGTCGCATCGCGTGTGGCACTGCttgcgctgcagcggagagaggtGAGCGACTCGCGCAGTGAGAGGTGTGTGTGTTGTGCGCGTGCGTAGGACGATTTACGAGTCTCGGCTGCTGGACTACGATGAACAGCGCCACATGGCGGTCTTCTGGGTCAAGTGCGAGGCCGGCACCTACATCCGAACGCTGTGCGTCCATTTGGGGCTGGTCctgggctgcggcgcgcacatgcaggagctccgccgcgtgcggagTGGAAACTTGGGAGAAAGTGACCACATGGTGACGATGCACGACGTCCTCGACGCGATGCACGTCTACGACAGCACCCGCGACGAGACCTACCTCCGCCGCACGATCTTCCctctcgagctgctgctcacCGGCTTcccccgcgtcgtcgtcaaGGACAGCTGCGTCAACGCCATCTGCTATGGCGCCAAGCTGATGATCCCCGGTGTCCTCCGCTTCGAAAGCGGCATCGAAGTCAATCAGGAAGTCGTCCTCATGACCACCAAGGGAGAAGCCATTGCCCTCGGTAAGCGACTCCAGACAAACATCCAAGCCGCGCCTACAACGGCCCGCGTATCTCTACAGCGCAGGACAGGGCCTCGCCTCggatatatatgcgtatatttatgtatatatacgtgtggGCTTGTAGTGCCGTTGATGCACTGCGCATGTAGACAGGATGTCTTGCATTTGCTAGAGACAAAGCGTGTGTGTGATCTCTCGCGTTGCAGCTCGCGTTGGTGGCGCTCTCTCCCCTTGCTTTTTTCGGCCGAATCGCGTGGAGCAGTGGCGCTGTATGTGCGCCGGTGTCTTGGCTCCACGCGCGCTCGtgtttcgcttttttcttcttcaggtgTTGCGCAGATGACGTCCAGCGTCATTGCGTCGGTTGACCACGGCGTGGTAGCGACGATCAAGCGCGTGCTTATGGACCGCGACACCTACGACATGCGCTGGGGCTAcggcccgcgcgcgagcgagaagaagaagatgaTTCTTGCTGGCCTGCTCGACAAGAAGGGCAAGCCGAACGAAAAGACGCCTGCCACCTGGCTTAAGAGCGAAGGGTacgcgccgtctcgcctccaACAAGCCAAACGTCTCGCGTGTGCAGTTCAGCTGCCGGGTCGGTGACGCTTAGAGCTGCCGACAGAGCGAAAGGCTGGaacagccgcgcacgccgcctaAAGTGCATCTCAGCGCAGTAGTCACCAATGGAccgccctgcgcgtctgtcggGTTTTCAGGTACCTGCCTAAGCTCTGCGGGtcggaggaggagaagacaaacggcgacgcgcgggacGCCGTGAAGATAGAGAACGGCGTGCGCGTCAAGGAGGAACCGGAGGAGGATGACGACGAGAAGCGTcgcaagaagaaggaaaagaagcTCAAGGTACGCAAGCTCTGCACATTCGTGCAGACCGAGACTGGAAGCCGCCTCGCGAGAAGGTGGCGCTGTGAGGCGCGAACCAACTGCGGGGGGATTCACGATTCGTAGTGGCGTGCGTCCGGTGGAACAGTCACTTCGCTTCTTTGTTCTTGTCTATTTCTCTCTCAATGAGCAGAGAGGGCCGCGTACGAAAATACTTTGTATGCCTCGATAGTGTGGTGCAAATGTTGGACCATGGGCTCCGTACGGTGTATAAGGCGGTGTGCGCTCTGGAGTGAGCCAGAATTGCGCGGAAAGTGCCGACGCCTCACGCAAAGTCGCTCCACGTGGTGTGTCTGTCTGAACGCTCCTTTTTCTGTCCTGGAGTCAGTTTTCTTCATGCGCTGTGTGTTGTTTCGGTCATGGGgtctgcagaagaaggcccgcgaggctgaagaagcagaggagagcgagaagaagcgcaagctcgcgagcggctcggatgaggaagaagccgaggcagctccgcaggagaagaagaaaaagaagaaaagaaaggaggcggaagacatCGACTAACCTGAACGCAGAGAAACAGTTTTCCTGTCTTTCCTCAAATAGGTCGTTTCTTAAAAGCTACTCTCTCCTCCGTTAAGGCCTCTTGTCTCTCTTGACTGTCTGCGTGTGTTCATCAATCCAGCGCTCGACTGGAGCGAACATAAAAGAAGTTCTAGCCCTCAAGAAATATTTTTAAGATCGCGCGGGGATGGATTTTCGTGCGCCGCCCATTTAGGCTCTCTTCCGTTTGTATCTTTCTTTCGGAATCCACTTTCGTATCTCCCGCGATACCAACAGGGCTTGTTAgtccttcgttttcttcagtTGAAAGTGCCCCCTGCGCGTGCAGGGCGAACTGAGCCCGCCAGAATAGAGAGGCGTTTCGCCCTGCTAGAGCTAGGTTGACAAAATGTCGGTATCTCACCGGCCTCCATGACGCTCGCCAGTGTAGTCAGAcatccgcctctctccggcAGCTCTACGCTGAATACAGATATGTTTATATATCATCATAGCTGGTCATACGTTTCCGTCTCTGATGATCAGGCGGAAAGTGAAGGGAAAGATGTAGGGATGCAGGAACAGTTTGAGACGAGGGTACGCGTATATAGGGACAGCCTTGCCTCGCGGTTAAAGGAAGTATACTAGCATGCGATCCTCTGACGGCGCATTGTAAGCGAGGccgggagacggcggcgcacgtGGGCAGGCGTGGCGGAGTCGCCTGCTCCTTGCCGCTCACAGCTACCTCTTCACTCTGCTATACGGCGCCGAAAATGGTCACTTTAGGAAACTAAAGCCTAAACCCACGGGAATAAGTGGCTGATCTGGGGTTCGTGTATGTCCCTGACGAAAAAAGGCGCTCTCTGTGGAACAGCGCCAAATACGTGTTTACGATATGATGTgtcgctctcgtctttcTATGCATCGCGGGAGGACGTTTCACTTTCAGGGACGCCACGGGAAATGTGGCGCCCTCTGTTTTGATTTCGGCTCGATCGACAATGCTGTGGATTACCACGAAGAAAAGGATGTTCGCCGTCCTTGTTTGAACTCGTAACGCTGTGCGCCTTGGCATGTCTTTTTACCTCAAACGTAATGGGAGTGCCGACATCCTTCCCAAGCCTAGGGCGGCTTCGCGCAAGCAACTGTCGGGAGGGTTTCGCTCTAGCTGCGAAATAGATCATCTACTCATGAGGCTGGAATGCACAAGCCTGAAAGACACGCTTGGCTTGGAGACGGGCGCCACGCGCTGCGAAAGCTTCTCCTCAAGTCTCGCTAAAAATCCACTGTCAGCGGCAAACGATACTCTCTTtacgacggcgccggcggtgaAGTGTGTGTACTGCACAGACTGTCAGGACTCATTCAAGCGAGAGAACCTGGCGGAGTTCTGCAAAAGGCATCATGCACAATGCTTTGGGCAATCTGACCCGCACTCTCTGGCGATCTAATAATACAGTaattacatatatatagtacgcctatatatatgtagcaCGAGGAAGCGTTGAGAGACAAGGGGAAGCAGGTCACCCGGGTTATCTACGCTGCTCCTCGGAATTCcttgtttccttctctcttcatTCTGCGCGTCAATATCCGGCTGAGAGACTGATACACACAATGAGTTACGTCTGAGCACAGAAGCACGGCGTTTTACACTGAGGCGTGGCGCGAGCGGACTCCTGCGCAGTAGGGACGCCGAAGGAGCAGTTTCAGATCCCAGAGAGTGGAAGCTGCGGAAGCTCGCCGAACAGAAATGACAGAATGAGGAGACAAGGCAGAAGGAACGGAACGAAACAACTGCAAGCGGATAGCATGCGCGTGTCAGGAAACGACGCACAGAAACGGGCCCTttcgcatgcgcatgcacttTTCCAGCTCTTCTTTGCCCCACATCTCGATTTCTTCTTTGCTTCCCAATTTCCCTCTATTTTGCTGGGTGGAAGGATCTCAACTGATGGTTGAGAGTTCCCAGTCTTGCCTTTGTGACTCTGCGTCAGGAAGATGCTCTCTGAATCAAGATGCATGAGGGTCGCACCCAAAGGCAGGATTCTCATTCTATAAGAATACGCTGTCGTTCCAGCCAGCTTGACTCGCTTCCCTGCCGTTTTtcttgtcttcttctctttgtGTAGCCTGAGGTGTTGAGAAGGTGTGAGTGAGCCGCCCAGAGCGCGAGAGATTTGCAAGAGGGTTTCTGACGTAatttctttctctccgttGTCTGGCTCGTTTGCTTTCCGCGTAGGACGTGTTTGCCTTCGTGCCTTCGTGGCTTCGTGAGCAGCCTGCGCAAAATTTTGTTTTTCTGCCTATCCGCTTGCCTGTGCGGCGACAATCTGCAAGGTGGATGGCCGCAgtcttttttcttcctctttccgGCGCTCTCGTATCTCTCGGGTACCTCGCATCGCGGGCTCTCCTGCCTGGTACGCCGTGATCTTTGCGATCTGgcgcctctttttctcccttGTCTCActtccttttctttttccCGCTAGCCCTGAGTCgccctttcttctccctcatGGGCGAACTGTCAACGAcgtggcagccgcggctgctaCTGCAGTCCTTCTGCAGCAACGCGGCGACGGTCTCCTCGCTCAACCTCGCTTCTTcaccttctctctcctcttccgtCCAGGCTGAGAACTCTCAGCTGCTTTTCTCGCTCAATGGcggctcgctcttcgccgtcccgCTGGACGCCGCCATCGGCGCGAGTGAGCGtagggcggcggagccccgcTCCAGAAAgacagaggacgccgacgcagcccaagatggcgcgcgagacgaccccctcgcgtccgcgccatCGCCTGTGTTCCTGCGACACCCCGTCGCCGCTCCGCAGCAACTCATAAACGAGGAAATCGCTGAAGGTATTGCAGCCTTCGCCACGTGCAAcctgtcgccgtctgcgtcgcagACCTCCCACccgtcgtcgctcttcgcgcgcggtgAGGCCGCTTCAGAACGCGAGGGCCTTCTCGTCACTGCCGGCGCAAGCACTGGGCTCctgcgctgcttccgcgtgcacgtccagccgcagcgcgccatCGCacccgcagacgacgaggacgaggaaacGGCGGAGGAGTCTCGGGGACTTCAGCTGCTTCGCTCGAtgcagcagagagccgcgggcggcgacgggcaaGACAACGAGTCGCCGCTGTGCCTCAACGGAGAgaacggcgcgggcgcctggcTCAAGATGGAAGAACTGATCAAGTGGCGAGTGAGTGGCGCTAGACGGGAGGCGAATATCTGCAGCCGCATGCGTGGATGGACCTTCAAATAACTGCGCCTATACGGGCACGTGTTTGATgtcgtggaggcgcgcgtcgcccgcttATCGCTTCCATGGCGGTCGACAGAGCTCGGTCGATTGAActccccttcttcctcccctgccgcctcccttctcctctttcgctTTTCTCAGTATGGTTTATCCTTCTGGTTTCTGGTGTTGTCTCTTTTCCTTCGTTACGCACGTTTTTTGCCCTGTCATACCCCCCTTATGTTTCGTGTTCTCCTCCTGCCACGCCCTTTCCCGAGGTTTTTCCGCGCCCGGGTTCGCGTCcggtcttctcgcgcgagcctgcctcgcctcgccgtcctgtTTGCTCCGTCGTATGAGTTTGCTGACATCTTCTCTGTCGACTCGTGTTGTTTCCAGGGCTCTCGCGGggtcgcgcgtctgctggcgctctCGCAGCCGTTTGAGCCGCCGTTTCTGCTCAGCCGCGGTCGCAAGGCCGTCTGCAGGTGTCTGGCGGTGGGCTACGCCGACGGGGCGGTCGAGTGTCATTTGTTTTTGTTCTTCTtcggacgcgcggcgaggcccgcggctgccgagCAGGGCGACAACGCCGACAGCAAGGACGCGAAGGGCGCTGAGAGCCAAGGCGATGAGATTCGCCTCGTCAGCATGCAAGTCGTCCAGCGGTGCTTCGCCGAGCAGTTCAACGGTGAAGCGGTCAATGCGCTGAGGtacgcgcgaggctcgcgtaGAGACAGAGGGCTACCCGTCGGGAGGCCGCAGTGCCGGCGACGTCTGTTCGTGCCCTGCGGCTTTCCTCAGACTCTCTAGGCGCCTGTTGCTTTGTGTTTCAGTTTTTTACTATTTTCTCCTGtcagagaaggcggcgcgctggcgcgt
This window harbors:
- a CDS encoding hypothetical protein (encoded by transcript BESB_035780); translated protein: MAKLLEHIHRLSFWLVGGTHTEPPAIPIPSKFRPLAEEVVLFLNLRGKLPSDWTRAQIMSYVDDSVSDRELQAHVMAHLRDTAGVHFDSKLNPSAPQPMYLGQMTMATTWGTETTTSAVGDAEADL
- a CDS encoding rRNA pseudouridine synthase (encoded by transcript BESB_035790), which gives rise to MKDATSDPGAVAAPGAMDGASKKKKREESYTIAPSSSPPIDTSKWPLLLKHYDRLNVRTGHYTPLPHGCSPLCRPLQQYMNYGAINLDKPANPSSHEVVAWMKKILRVEKTGHSGTLDPKVTGCLLVCINRATRLVKSQQSAGKEYVCIVRFHAKPESRAKVARALDTLTGALFQRPPVVAAVKRQLRIRTIYESRLLDYDEQRHMAVFWVKCEAGTYIRTLCVHLGLVLGCGAHMQELRRVRSGNLGESDHMVTMHDVLDAMHVYDSTRDETYLRRTIFPLELLLTGFPRVVVKDSCVNAICYGAKLMIPGVLRFESGIEVNQEVVLMTTKGEAIALGVAQMTSSVIASVDHGVVATIKRVLMDRDTYDMRWGYGPRASEKKKMILAGLLDKKGKPNEKTPATWLKSEGYLPKLCGSEEEKTNGDARDAVKIENGVRVKEEPEEDDDEKRRKKKEKKLKKKAREAEEAEESEKKRKLASGSDEEEAEAAPQEKKKKKKRKEAEDID